The Pontibacter pudoricolor genome contains a region encoding:
- a CDS encoding putative Ig domain-containing protein, with product MQAPLHPETAIRILKSLVRLIAAHGAGKSFLIVFFLFTVTAAQASHFRYGNVSWRWVSGNTVEFKVSQSWRYTAFYAEKGQVVNPGDFFFGDGTATAIPLQVTAVSETDDWMYGEAIITKTYSSAGNYTAYFTGCCRVSSLKNNADGNWNLQTTVTIGNGNSAPVTTLPAIVNLPHSKANASFKMPVTDPDGDALTFRLANRQEMGGGNNPEGLSVNTTTGTISFNTIGKLAGDMYNAGITVTDSRGASVTTDFVVKITEQSTPPVFDYSVTPANQAVFQVSPGQNVNFIVRAHDADANDKVMLQATGVPAGAALNPALPATSNPVQSTFSWTPAATNLGVHVINFIAQDLKGVQTTTSVTIQVSYKPKFDVPPTPLAKSYTFVSPGQTIDFKVQASDPDITDKVQLVEIKGLPDGVAKLPTIAANPVNMQVTWTPEVKNWGVNAITVKARDTHNDEQVHSFNIVVNTPPVFTSAPTEYPLAAGYAYRYEIKAQDDDLNYGDRLEIFADQLPNWLTLVDNGNGNATLSGTPTIADEGEYTVKLIAEDKWHHNGGLAVQELYLKVTDASCGDNNEKVLVCHNGQTICVAKSKVQEHLDHGCYLGACDPLIPTEVVDEDIRLIAYPNPFSAATTLEFALPTAGNYKLELLDAKGQLATILQQGEGNKLEYFESEINTAALKPGIYFVRLITATQVQHVKVVKQ from the coding sequence ATGCAGGCACCTTTACACCCTGAAACTGCAATCCGTATTTTAAAATCGCTTGTGCGCCTGATAGCGGCGCATGGTGCAGGCAAATCCTTTCTTATCGTTTTCTTTTTGTTTACTGTTACAGCCGCACAGGCATCGCACTTCCGGTATGGTAATGTTAGCTGGCGCTGGGTAAGTGGCAATACTGTCGAGTTTAAAGTAAGCCAGTCGTGGCGCTACACGGCGTTTTATGCCGAGAAAGGACAGGTAGTTAACCCGGGAGATTTCTTTTTCGGAGATGGAACAGCTACTGCAATTCCGTTGCAGGTTACGGCCGTTAGCGAAACAGATGACTGGATGTACGGCGAGGCGATCATTACCAAAACCTATAGTTCGGCAGGCAACTATACAGCCTACTTTACCGGCTGCTGCCGCGTGAGCTCCCTTAAAAATAATGCTGATGGCAACTGGAATTTACAGACCACGGTAACCATAGGCAACGGCAACAGCGCCCCGGTAACTACGCTTCCGGCTATAGTTAACCTGCCACACAGCAAAGCCAATGCATCTTTTAAGATGCCGGTAACAGACCCCGATGGCGATGCGCTAACCTTCAGGCTGGCAAACCGGCAGGAAATGGGCGGCGGCAACAATCCGGAGGGCTTAAGTGTAAATACAACAACCGGAACGATCTCTTTTAACACTATAGGCAAGCTGGCGGGCGATATGTACAATGCCGGTATTACAGTAACGGATAGCAGGGGCGCCAGCGTAACCACAGACTTCGTTGTCAAAATTACAGAGCAGTCTACGCCACCGGTTTTTGATTATAGTGTAACGCCGGCTAACCAGGCAGTTTTCCAGGTATCGCCTGGCCAGAACGTGAATTTTATAGTCAGAGCCCACGATGCAGATGCCAATGACAAGGTGATGCTGCAGGCTACCGGCGTGCCGGCCGGTGCTGCGCTTAACCCGGCCCTGCCAGCTACCAGCAACCCCGTGCAAAGCACCTTCTCCTGGACGCCAGCTGCTACAAACCTGGGTGTACATGTCATCAACTTTATAGCCCAGGATCTGAAAGGCGTGCAAACCACCACATCGGTAACCATACAGGTGAGCTACAAGCCTAAATTTGATGTGCCGCCTACACCACTTGCCAAGAGTTACACATTCGTAAGTCCGGGACAAACGATAGATTTTAAAGTGCAGGCATCAGACCCTGACATAACCGACAAGGTACAACTGGTAGAAATAAAAGGACTTCCGGATGGTGTAGCCAAATTACCAACTATAGCTGCAAACCCGGTAAACATGCAGGTAACCTGGACGCCGGAAGTAAAGAACTGGGGAGTGAATGCCATAACCGTAAAAGCCCGGGATACCCATAACGACGAACAGGTACACAGCTTTAACATAGTTGTGAACACACCCCCGGTTTTTACATCAGCTCCTACAGAGTATCCGTTGGCGGCAGGTTATGCTTATAGGTATGAAATTAAGGCGCAGGATGATGATTTGAACTATGGCGACCGCCTGGAAATATTTGCTGACCAACTACCCAACTGGCTGACTTTAGTAGATAACGGGAATGGCAATGCCACACTTTCCGGAACCCCAACTATAGCCGACGAAGGCGAATACACTGTAAAGCTGATAGCGGAAGATAAATGGCACCACAACGGCGGCCTGGCCGTGCAGGAACTATACTTGAAAGTGACTGATGCCAGCTGCGGCGATAACAACGAGAAAGTGCTGGTTTGCCACAACGGGCAGACAATATGTGTAGCCAAAAGCAAAGTGCAGGAGCACCTGGACCACGGTTGCTACCTGGGCGCCTGCGACCCGCTTATACCAACTGAGGTTGTTGATGAGGACATCCGGCTGATAGCTTATCCGAATCCTTTCAGCGCTGCTACCACCCTGGAGTTTGCGCTGCCAACCGCCGGCAACTATAAACTGGAACTGCTGGATGCAAAAGGCCAGCTGGCAACAATACTGCAGCAGGGTGAGGGAAATAAGCTGGAGTACTTCGAATCAGAAATCAATACGGCGGCCCTTAAACCCGGAATTTACTTTGTCCGCCTGATAACCGCCACACAGGTGCAGCACGTAAAGGTTGTAAAACAATAG
- a CDS encoding ABC transporter ATP-binding protein codes for MEDKPKNTGRVFDADVLKRLFEFVKPHVRIFYFIVFLTFASAILAAVRPFLIQYTVDNEILQGDWQGLNKMFVILGVLLVVHAIVQYLHTYFAGWLGQHVVRDIRIKLYRHILDLRLKFFDRTPIGTLVTRNVSDVETLSDVFSEGLAAMIGDILQLVFIVGFMFYIDWELALVSLSTFPIMLISTYIFKEKIKETFQEVRTAVARLNSFVQEHITGMSIVQIFNNEKREMEKFREINKEHTRANVRSVLYYSIYFPVAEIIGAAGLGLLVWYGAHGVINDETSLGTLMAFILYIQMFFRPIRMIADRFNTLQLGVVSTERLMKLLDSKEMIADNGTYTPEKIKGNVRFENVWFAYNDEEWVLRDISFNVKAGETVAFVGATGAGKTSIINLLNRFYEINKGHIIVDGHDIKEYDLSVLRHHIGVVLQDVFLFSGTIADNISLGNKTITEEQMWRAADLVGARKFIERLPGGLHYQVMERGATLSVGQRQLISFVRAMVYNPEIIILDEATSSVDSETEELIQYAIDQLMHGRTSIVIAHRLSTIQKADKIIVLDRGEIKEVGNHEELLRHNGYYAQLYQMQYKNMINI; via the coding sequence TTGGAAGACAAACCTAAAAATACAGGCAGGGTATTCGATGCAGACGTGCTGAAGCGGCTCTTTGAGTTCGTGAAGCCACACGTGCGTATTTTCTACTTTATCGTATTCCTGACTTTTGCCTCTGCTATACTGGCCGCCGTTCGCCCCTTCCTGATACAGTATACCGTTGATAACGAGATATTGCAGGGCGATTGGCAAGGCCTGAACAAGATGTTCGTGATACTGGGTGTGCTGCTGGTGGTGCATGCTATAGTTCAGTACTTGCATACCTACTTTGCCGGCTGGCTGGGGCAGCATGTGGTGCGCGATATCCGCATCAAACTATACCGCCACATCTTAGATCTTCGCCTTAAATTCTTTGACCGCACACCAATCGGTACCCTGGTAACCCGAAATGTATCGGATGTGGAAACCCTGTCTGATGTGTTCAGCGAAGGCCTGGCTGCTATGATCGGCGATATCCTGCAGCTGGTATTTATAGTTGGCTTTATGTTTTACATCGATTGGGAACTGGCCCTTGTCAGCCTTTCCACTTTCCCGATCATGCTCATCAGTACTTACATCTTTAAAGAGAAGATAAAAGAAACGTTCCAGGAAGTGCGAACAGCTGTGGCGCGCCTTAACTCGTTTGTGCAGGAGCATATTACAGGCATGAGCATTGTGCAGATCTTTAACAACGAGAAGCGCGAAATGGAGAAGTTCCGGGAGATCAACAAAGAACATACCCGCGCCAACGTGAGGTCTGTGTTATACTATAGCATTTACTTTCCGGTAGCTGAAATTATTGGTGCCGCTGGCCTGGGTTTGCTGGTATGGTATGGCGCGCATGGCGTTATTAACGACGAGACATCGCTGGGAACGCTGATGGCTTTTATTCTTTACATCCAGATGTTCTTTAGGCCGATACGCATGATCGCCGACCGCTTTAATACCTTGCAGCTGGGTGTGGTAAGCACCGAGCGCCTGATGAAATTGCTGGACAGCAAAGAGATGATTGCCGACAACGGTACCTATACGCCGGAAAAGATAAAAGGCAACGTGCGTTTCGAGAATGTGTGGTTTGCCTATAACGACGAAGAATGGGTGCTGCGCGATATTTCGTTTAATGTAAAAGCCGGCGAGACTGTAGCCTTTGTAGGAGCGACCGGTGCCGGTAAAACATCCATTATAAACCTGCTCAACCGTTTTTACGAGATCAACAAAGGCCATATTATAGTGGATGGCCACGACATAAAAGAATACGACCTGAGCGTGTTGCGCCACCATATTGGCGTTGTACTGCAGGATGTGTTCCTGTTCTCCGGAACTATAGCCGACAACATTAGCCTGGGTAACAAAACCATTACCGAAGAGCAGATGTGGCGCGCCGCCGACCTGGTGGGTGCCCGTAAATTTATAGAACGCCTGCCAGGCGGACTGCACTACCAGGTAATGGAACGTGGCGCCACCTTATCGGTAGGCCAGCGCCAGCTTATCTCATTTGTACGCGCCATGGTGTATAATCCGGAGATCATCATTTTAGACGAGGCCACCTCCAGCGTAGACTCCGAAACTGAAGAACTGATACAGTATGCAATCGATCAGCTGATGCACGGCCGTACCTCCATTGTTATTGCACACCGCCTGAGCACCATCCAGAAAGCAGACAAAATTATAGTACTGGATAGGGGTGAGATAAAAGAAGTGGGTAACCACGAAGAACTGCTGCGGCACAACGGTTACTACGCCCAGCTATACCAGATGCAGTACAAGAACATGATCAACATATGA